AGCCGAGCGGGTCGGAGCCGAGCGGCGCACCGCCCTTCCAGGGCAGGCCGGTTGACGCCTTCCGGCCGGCGTGGGCGAGCTGGATTCCCGGCACGGTGCCCTGGGAGACCAGGAAGCGGGTGATCCGGCGGAACGCCTCGACCTGCGTGTCGTTCCAGATGCCCAGGTCGTACGGGGTGATCCGCCCCTCCGGGCCGACGGCGCTGGCCTCGACGAGGATCAGGCCGGTGCCGCCGACGGCGCGCGCCGCGTAGTGCGCGAAGTGCCAGTCGTTCGGGGCGCCGGTCTCCGCACCCTCGGGCGCCGCCGAGTACTGGCACATCGGGGACATCCACACACGGTTGGGGATGGTCAGGTCGCGCAGGCGATAGGGCTCGAAGAGCGCGCTCACGGCGGACTCCCTTCGTCTCGTCGTACGTCACGAGGTCACTGGACTGCTCGTACGATAGGCATCGTAGTACGGCGAGTGTCAAACTACGAGAGTTCTCGTACAATGGACCTCCCGAGACGAAGTGGAGCCGCCGTGACCACCGCAGCCCCCGCCCCCAGTGGCCGCGACCTGCCGCACCCGGTGCGCGAGGGGATCCGGCTGGAGGGTGTGCTGCACGCGCTCTCCGACCCGATGCGGCTCCAGGTCGTGCGAGAGCTCGCCGCCACCGGCGACGAGCTCTCCTGTTCGCACTTCGTGCTGCCGGTCACCAAGTCCACGACCACGCACCACTTCCGCGTGCTGCGCGAGAGCGGTGTGATCCGGCAGGTCTACCGGGGCACGGCCAAGATGAACGGCCTGCGCCGGGACGACCTAGACGACCTCTTCCCGGGACTTCTCGACAGCGTCCTGTCCGCCGCCGCCCGCCAGGCCGACCGCCTCGGCGGTGTCACCGCCGTCGACTGAACTACCCTTACCCGCAAGGTGGTTGAACAGCAGGTTCAGGACGATCGCCGTCAGGCAGCCCGCGCTGATGCCGCTGTTCATCACCGTCTGGAACCAGTCCGGGAACTTCGCGTACACCGTGGGCACGCCGACCGGCAGCATGCCCACGGCCACCGAGACGGCCACGACCGTCAGGTTGTGGTTGTCCTTGAAGTCGACCCCGGCCAGTGTGCGCAGCCCGCTCGCGGCGACGGTCCCGAACATCACCAGGCCCGCGCCGCCCAGCACCGGCGCCGGTACGGCCGCGACCACCGCGCCCAGCTTGGGCAGCAGACCGAGCAGTACGAGGATGCCGCCGGCGGTCGCCACGACCCAGCGGCTGCGCACCCGCGTCATCCCGACGAGGCCCACGTTCTGCGCGTACGCCGTGTACGGGAAGGTGTTGAAGACGCCGCCGAGGGCGGTGGAGAGACCGTCGGCCCGCAGTCCGTCGGCGAGGGAGCGGGGCTCGACCTTCCGGCCGGTCATCTCACCCACCGCGATCAGGTCACCGGTCGTCTCGGTCATCGTCACCAGCGCCACCACCAGCATGGAGATGATCGCCGACGCCTCGAAGGTGGGCGCCCCGAAGTGGAACGGCGTGCTGATGCCGGCCCAGTCGGCGTCCCCGACCCCGTCGAAGTCCGTGAAGCCGAAGGGAATCGCCACGGCCAGCCCCACCACGATGCCGATCAGCACCGCGATCCGGCTCAGGAACGCGGGCGCGAACCGCTGCACACCGAGCACCACCGCCAGTACGAAGGCGGCAAGCGCCAGGTTCTTCGGTTCGCCGAACTCCGCCGAGCCCACCCCGCCCGCCGCCCAGTTGCCCGCCACCGGCAGCAGTGACAGGCCGATGACCAGGATCACGGTGCCGGTCACGAGAGGCGGGAAGAACCGCAGCAGCCGTCCGAAGACCGGCGCGAGCAGCACGATCGCGAGCCCCGCGACGATCACCGAGCCGTAGATCGCGGGGAGTCCGCCGCCCGTCGTACCGATGAGGACCATCGGCGACACCGCCGCGAAGGTACAGCCCTGCATGATCGGCAGCCGGACGCCGAAGCGCCAGAAGCCCACGCACTGGATGAGCGTCGCGATCCCGCACACCAGCAGATCCGCGGTGATCAGATACGCCAGGTCGGCCGGCGACAGCTTCATCGCGCCGCCGACGATCAGGGGCACGGCCACGGCCCCCGCGTACATCGCGAGCACGTGCTGAAGGCCGAAGGCGGCGAGCCGGCTTACGGGCGGGACTTCGTCGACGGGATGCACGGGTGGGGGTGAGACGGTGGCCATGGGCACTCCAGGAGCGGCGGCGGGCGAGTGGAGGGTTCGGACACCGTGGGGGAGCGTCCGGACACGACGAGACCGTAAGCGGATTGAACAGTTTGTTGATTTCTGACCTGTTGCCGGTGTGTGTCATGCCCACCCAGATGCTGGTGACGCGGTCGGGGCCAGGTCAGACGTCCGTGCCCCGTGCCGCCGCCAGCAGTGACCGCCAGTCGGGCAGCTTCACGACGCTCCGGCCCAGCGCGGCGCCCAGTTCCGCCTCGGCTCGCTCGATCGCCTGCCAGCCCGCCCACTCGACCGGCCGGAACCCCTCCGCGCGCAGTGCGGTCAGCGGGTCCCGGGGCCTGTCCTGCCGTACGAGTTCGGTGGCGTCCGCCAGCAGGGAGGCCGCCGTCTCCTTGGCGCAGGGGCGGTTGGTGCCGATGACGCCGGTCGGGCCGCGCTTGATCCAGCCGGCCACGTACTCGCCCGGGGAGGGGCGGCCGTCGCGCAGGACGCGGCCCGCGAGATGCGGCACGGTGCCGTGGGCCGCGTCGAACGGCAGCCCGTCGAGCGCCACCCCGCGATAGCCGACGGAGCGGAGGACGAGCTGCGCCTCGATGTCCTCGTACCGGCCCGTGCCGGTGACGCCGCCGTTCCCGTCCGGCACCGTCCGCTCGAAACGCACCGCACCCACGCGGCCCCCGGCGGCGAGCAGCTCGACCGGACGGCGGAAGAAGCGCAGCAGGATGCGGCGGGCCGCCACCGTGGGAGGCGCGGCGGCCCAGCCGCGCAGTGCCTCCACGTTGCGGCGCTGCGCGGGAGGCAGGGCCGACGGGTCGGCGTACGCCGGATCGAGCGCCAACTCGGTCTCGTCCACGACGACCTGGGTGTCCGGCAGGGAGCCCAGCTCCCGCAGCTCCTTGGTCGTGAAGCGAGCCTGCGAGGGGCCGCGCCGGCCCACCATGTGGATGTCGGTCACCCGGCTCGCGGCCAGCGCGGTGAGCGCCGCCTGCGGGATGTCGGTCGGGCTCAGCTCGGCCGGGCCGCGCGCCAGCATCCGGGCCACGTCCACCGCCACGTTCCCGACGCCGATGACCACGGCGGATCGCGCCCCGTGGACGAAGCCGTCGTCGACGGCGTCCGGGTGGGCGCTGTACCAGGACACGAACTGTGTCGCCGACCAGCTGCCGGGCAGCTCCTCGCCGGGAATCCCCAGATGGCGGTCGGTGGCTGCGCCCACGCAGTACACCACCGCGTGGTACAGCTCGCGCAGCAGGGAGCCAGGCAGCTCACCGGGGCCGCAGCCGATCCGGACGCCGCCCAGGAAACGCACCCGGCCGTGCTCCAGGACCGTGCGCAGGTTGTTCTGCAGCGACTTGATCTTCTCGTGGTCCGGCGCCACGCCGTACCGCACCAGTCCGTACGGCGCCGGCAGCCGGTCGAGGACGTCGACCAGTACCTCCGGATGCTGCTGGACCAGGCTCTGTGCGGTGTAGACCCCGCTCGGACCCGAACCCACGACGGCGACACGCAACACGGCGGAACCCCTCACTGCGGGACGCTGCGGAACTCCCTGTTGCTGACGCCTTCAGGATCGCACTCCCGGAGCTGCGCTGACAGGGTGCGGGGCGGGACGGGCGCGCGTGTCCGTTCGTATGGAATGTGATGATGCGGTTACGTTCCGTATGTGCTAGAAGCATCCTTTCTTAATCTTTCCGGTCGCTGCCCGACAGAGGGCGCGGTGTCCGTGCGGCCCGCGTGGGAAGTGCAGGAGAACGAGGGCTCGGCGACGACGGCATGGTTCGACGTCCGGCTCGCCTTCACCGACGGCGCCTGCGTCGACGTACTCGCCGTGGTCCGGGAGGCGGGCGTCTCCATCGAGGACGTACGGGCGCAGCCGGCGCTGTCGCTCGACGATCTGGCGGCGCTGGCGGACTGGATCGAGGGACCGCTGTTCGAGGCGTGCGGCGACGGCTCCACGACGGGCGGGGCGGCCGGGGAGTCCGAGATGTGCCTGCGGCCCCGTCGTGCCCGGCCCGCCTGGCCGCGTGGCATCGAGGGGCGGTGGCTGGTCGCGGAGGAGTACCGCGCGGCCCAGGAGGAGGGCGCCGACCCGGTTCTCGCCGTGATGTGTGCGACCGGGCACAGCCGGCGCCGGTCCCTCAGACTGATCGCGCAGGCGCGTGACGCGGGGTTCCTGACGCCTCGTCATGCCCGGCGCTGAGCGGTAGTCCTGGGAGATGCCCGGCTCGGCGGGGGACGGCTACATTCCGCGCATCCTGTTGATCTCGGTCGTCTGCTGCGCGATCACGTCGTCGGCCATCTCCTCGATCCGGACGTTGTTGCCCTGCCCCTTCACCTCGGTGGCCATGGTGACGGCCCCCTCGTGGTGCGTGATCATCAATGTCAGGAAGAGTTCGTCGAACGCCTTGCCCTTCGCCGCGCGCAACGTGGCGAGCTGGGTCTCGGTCGCCATGCCGGGCATCGCCTCGTGGTCGTGCCCGGTGGGCTTGTCGTCGCTGCCGTTGTCCTCCAACCAGCCCTGCATCGCGGCGATTTCGGGACCCTGGGCGGCGGCGATGCGCTCGGCCAGCAGCTTCACGGGTCTCGACTCGGCGCGTTTCGGCACGAGTTCGGTGATCTCGATCGCCTGCGCGTGGTGCTCGATCATCCTGCGGGCGTACGAGATGTCCGCCGAGTTGGGTGAGTCGTCCGGCAGTTGTGCTTTCGCCTCCTCCGGGGAGAGCGTCCGGGCCGCCTCGCCGGGCAGGCCGGGCGCGATCACCGACGACCCGGTCGCCTGCGCGGACCCGGCGTCCGCGTCCGGTGACGAGTCCGAGTCGCAGGCACCGAGCGCGAGGGTGAGCGCGAGCGCGGCCAGGACCGGGCGAAAGGTACGGGACGCGCGACGGACGGGCACAACGACCTCCAGTGTCAGGTGGGTTGACGGACACCTCGTGAGTACGGGCGCACCTCGTGAGTGCTGTGTCCGTCCTAGCACGCTTCCATTCGCCGGTGATCAGAAACTTTCATTACGAATGCGTTGCCCACTGTTGATCGGTGCATGATGAAGACGATACTTCGGAGGACCGTGAACCGTTCTGACCCGAACGGCTACCAGGGAGGATGCAGTGACCCTGTTGAAAGATCCCCGAACGCGGCACAGACGCCTTGGAGTTGCCGCCGCCGCGGCCGGACTCCTGGCCACCCTGCTGACCGCGGGCCCCGCGGCCGCGACCCCCGACCCGGGGGACGGTCCGACGGTGCCGGAGAAGATCTCCAAGAGTGTGCGGACCCAGGTCGAGGAAGCACTGGCCGAGGGCGAGATACCCGGGGTGGACGAGATCGTCCACTCCGACAACATCACACACCTCACCAACATCCCCAAGGACGCGCTGCCCGGCACCAACTCGGACCTCGCCTTCCAGGGGAAGTACGCCTTCTCCGGCAACTACGACGGCTTCCGCGTCTTCGACATCAGCAACCCGAAGGCCCCGAAGACCGTCGCCCAGGTACTGTGCCCCGGCGGCCAGAACGACATCTCCGTCTCCGGGAACCTGCTCTTCCTGTCCACCGACTCCTCGCGCAGCGACAGCAGTTGCAACAGCGTCTCGCAGCCCGCGACCGAGAAGTCGTCGTGGGAGGGCATGAAGATCTTCGACATCACGGACAAGGCGAACCCGAAGTACGTCGCCGCCGTGGAGACCGCCTGCGGCTCGCACACCCACACGCTGGTGCCCGAGCGCAAGAACGTCTACGTCTACGTCTCCTCGTACTCGCCGAGCGCCGCCTTCCCCGACTGCCAGCCGCCGCACGACGGCATCTCGATCATCAAGGTGCCTCGGAACGCCCCCGAGAAGGCGGCGGTTGTCGGCTTCCCGGTGCTGTTCCCCGGTGAGGGCCCCGACGGCGGCGGCAACCCCGGCTCGCCCACCAACCCCGGCGTCTCCAAGACCACCGGCTGCCACGACATCACCGTGCTGCCCTCCAAGGACCTCGCGGCGGGCGCCTGCATGGGCGACGGCATCCTGTTCTCCATCAAGGACCCGGAGCACCCGAAGGTCATCGACCAGGTCCAGGACAACGTCAACTTCGCGTTCTGGCACTCGGCGACCTTCAACCAGAAGGCCGACAAGGTCGTCTTCACCGACGAGTTGGGCGGCGGCGGAGCGGCCACCTGCAACGCGCAGATCGGGCCGAACCGCGGGGCCGACGGCATCTACGACATCGTTGGCAAGGGCGACAAGCGCAAGCTCGTCTTCAAGAGCTACTTCAAGATCCCCCGCTACCAGGCGGACACCGAGGTCTGCGTGGCCCACAACGGCTCGCTGATCCCGGTCAAGGGCAAGGACATCATGGTCCAGGCCTGGTACCAGGGTGGTGTCTCCGTCTGGGACTTCACCAACTCCGCGAAGCCCAAGGAGATCGCCTACTTCGAGCGCGGCCCGGTGACCACCGACCGCGTCACGACAGCCGGCCCCTGGTCGGCGTACTACTACAACGGTTACATCTACTCCAACGACATCGCCAAGGGCTTCGACGTCCTGAAGCTCGACGACCGGCGCACGGATCCAGCCAAGAAGGTCCGCGTGCGCGAGCTGAACGTCCAGACGCAGCCGGACTACTTCGACTGACGTCGCCGGCGGAACCCCGAACACGCGTCCCGCCGGGCACCTCGGTGCCCGGCGGGACGCTCGTGTCCGGGGAACACCGCGCTGATTCCGCATTGACCGAAACGGCCGTGTAGGGACATGCTGTTACTTCTGCGTTGACATTTTGTCAGTTGGCGAGCGTCGACGCAGCCGGAGCGGCCCCTCGCGGGCGGTTCCGGTCGGCCGCCTGTCTGGGGTGACGCGGGGGATCACCTCAGACCGGCGTGCCCGTCCCGGAACGCGGTGTCAGCCGATCAGGTCCAGTACCGGCCGTAGTCCGTGCGGCCGTTGCGACACCGGCAGATGGTCCACGAAGTGCACCGCGCATCCCAGCGCCGCCGCGCCCCCGTCCGCACGCCGGTCGTCACCGACCATCAGCACGTCGTCCGGGACGACGCCGAGAGCGTCGCAGGCCACCGTGAACAGGCGCGGGTCCGGCTTCTGGACGCCGTGCTCGTACGACAGGACGTAGGCGTCGACGTACGGGTCCAGCCCGTGCTCCCGGAAGACGGGACGCAGGTCCCAGCCGATGTTGCTGACCACCCCGACGGAGATCCCGCGCTCCCGCAGCACACCCAGCACCTCGACCGCGTCTGCGTACGGGGTCCACGCGCCCGGCGTCATGTGCCGCTCGTACAGCGCGTCGTACAACGCCGGGTCCGGAAGCGGCACTTGCCGGGCGACCCCGGTGTACGCGGCCCTGTGCAGCTCGGCGCTCTCGTCGCGGATCCCCCACACGGCGGCCAGCTCCTCCGGCAACCGCTCCGGAGCGGCCCCGCCCGGCAGCGCCCCCGCCGCCTCCAGCGCCCGCGCCGACAGAGCCACGTCGGGCTCCGGCAGGACCACACCGTGCTCGGCGAGCACGGCGCGCAACCAGGCCTCGGTGGACTCGATACGGAAGAGGGTCCCGGAGAAGTCGAACAGTACGGCAGCCATGCGCTGGACCCTACCGAAAGCCCTGTCCGGCGCACGGCCGCCGCGATGGACGTCGGTTCAGGGGTGCCGGCAGCGGGGTGCCGCTGACCGTCGTCGGCGGCCAACCACGTGAGTCGAAGCGGGTGTTGGGCACGTTCGCGATGCCGATGAGGTCAGCGCCGTTCGCGCGCCGACTCGAACCGCTCGTACGACACCACCGCCAGCGTCACCACGAGTGCCCCGAGGAGCCATCCGCCGAGCACGTCCGACGGCCAGTGGACGCCGAGCCAGATCCGGGTCAGGCCGACGCCCACGACCGAGACCAGCGCCACGGTGACCGCCGTACGCCACACGACGCGTCCGGCGCCGTACCGGCGCAGCAGCCACAGCAGGAGGCCGCACACCACCGTGGCGGTCATGGCGTGGCCGGAGGGGAAGGCCGCGTAGTGCGCGGAGTCGACGGGGTCGGGCCAGACGGGACGGGCGCGGCCGACCGCCGCCTTCAGCCCCTGCTGGAGCGCCGTGCCCAGCGCACAGGCGAGCACCAGCCAGAGCGCGAGCGGCCACGCCGAGTGCCGCCACACCAGCCACACCGTCACGGCCGCGACCAGCAGGCGCATCGTCAGCGGGTCCCACACCCAGTCCGTCAGGATTCGGAAGGCGTGCGTCAGCCCGGGTTCGTCGACCGCCCAGCGGTGGGTGGCGCGCGCGATGTCGCCGTCGAGGGTGACCAGCGGGTGCCAGTCCACCGCGACCAAAACCAGAAGCAGCACGGAGGAAAGAGTCAGGGCGGCGATGACCCGGACGGCCGGGTGCCGGGCCGGCTGCCGGAGCGGGGGGACAGGGTGGGAGGTGCGCATGAGGCGATCCTCGCCGACGTGCGGGGCGGGAGGCCAACCGAGGCGTACGCCGGCGCGCTACCCGAGTGCCCGCAGCCCCGGTACGAACGCCACCAGCACCGGGATCACCGGCACCAGGGCCCCAGCCGCCGTCAGCCGGAGCCTTCGGCCCGCCGTCAGCCGGTCCGGTGCGGCCAGCAGCCGGTGGACGCGCAGCGGGACATGGGCCTGCGGGGCCGGGGACGGGCCGAACACACCCCGGTCCTCGTTGAGTTCGACCAGCGCGAGAGCGGTCGTCACCCGGCCGAAGCGGCGGGAGGCCATGTCGTCGGCGGCGAGTTCCACCAGCCGGTGCATCTCGTCCCGGAACGAGGCGAAGACCGGCACCTGCGGAAACCCGTTCGCCAGCGCTCCCGAGCAGTGCAGCAGCCAGTCGTGCCGGGCCCGCGCGTGCCCCTGCTCGTGGGCGAGCACGGCGTCCAGCTGACGTCCCTTGAGGCGGCGCAGCGCGGCCGTGGTGACGACCAGCCCGGGCGCGGTGCCGGGCAGCCACCAGGCGTCGGCACGCTCGGCCTCCAGGACCACGAGCCGGTCGGGTCGCGGCTCCTCGCCGGGCAACAGCGGGGCCCGGACGAGGAGTTCGGTACGCCGAAGCCTGCGCCGCCTGCGCGCCCGTACGACCTCGCGGACGAGCATCGCCGCGGTCCACAGTCCACCGCAGGCGAGCGCCACGGCCGTCGTCGCGGCCCAGGGGCGGGAGGCGCCGAGGACATAGGCCTCCACGACCTCGTGCGGCGCCGGGGCGAACACATGGCCGCGCACGGCCTGCCAGGCAGCCGCCGCGCTCAGCGTCATCGACAGCGCGCAGCACATCAGCACGGCGGCCACCACGCACTGCCACACCCACAGGGCGACCACCGGTTCGCGGTCCGGCCAGTCCGCGCGGGCGAGCAGCCGCGGGGCGACGACGGCGGTCAGCGCGCCGAGCAGCAGCAGTGCCGCGGGGACCATCATGGATGCAGCCTATGAGCGGGGCGGTGCTCAGACCTACGGTCCGTCGCGGCAAAGTGACGCAGACCACGGTTTCGTACAGTGGGACAGTCAGAGCGTGATCAGCATGGCGACTGTCGCGATGCCCATGGACAGCCGGCAGGCGCGCGCCAGTTCGGGCCGGTCGCCCCAGCCGAGCGAGCCCGTCCCGCCTCCACCGCCGACGGCCAGGACCGGTACGGACACCAGACGGACGCCGGACAGCAGGACGTACCCGGTGAAGTAGACGAGCAGTGCCGTCGTCAGCAGGGGGACTCCGGAGCCGCCGGACGCGTGGTGGTGACCGGGTGCGGTGGCCATCACGGCAGCCATGTAGGCCATGGCGGAAGCGCCCATCAGGTGGTGCAGATGGTGCGGCCCGGTGCGCGCCGCCCACAGGGCGCGCAGCGCCGCCGCGCCGAAGACGGCCGCGTACACCAGCCAGGCCCAGCGCGGTGGTGCGATTACGGCGGCGGGCACGGCCATCGCGGCCATGCCGAAGCCCATCAGCGCCTCGCCGCCCGCGGCCCGGCGCTGTTCCTCGACGGTGCTGCGCATCCGCAGCAGGCAGTACCCCCCGGTCGCCGCGCACAGCGCGACCAGCAGCCACCCGGGCGAAGCCGGACCGTGCACACGAACCTCCCCTGGACCCCCGGGATCTCCGCTGAAGGGATGCCCGCGCCGGGCGGTGCGCATACGAGCGCAAGGGTGTACGCGGGGGAGCGCATGCCGGAGCACCGCAGGTGCGATGCGCGTCGGCGTCCGTCCGGCATCTGGTTCATGCCTGCCCTCCACCGAGGCGACGGCACAGGGCCCGGGGCCGCGCTCCCAGGTCCTGTCGCCGGGTTTCCGCCTGCCTCGCGAGCCGCTCCCGGCCGGGCGGACGACACCGCGGCCGGAGTGCCGCTGCGACGGCAGGCGGTTCATCCCGGCCTCGGCACCGGTCCCACGGAGGTCGTGGGCCGTACCCACCGCTGCGCCGCCCTCCTCCGGCAGGCCGAGAACGCTCCAGTGCGCCGGGTGGGGCCACCCGCCCCCGGGTCCGAGCCGCTCTGCGCCCTGCGCCGCACCGGCCACGAACTGCTCCCGAGCAGCGCCGGACAGCTCGAACTCCCTGGACTGCCGGGCGAGTTGCCCGGCCGACTGGAAGGGCGGACGATCTCGCCGCACTTCCGATCCCGTGGGCCTCAGATACCGGGCCGGTACCGCAGCGGATGGTCCGCCGGTACCTCCACCAGCACGATTCGCGTGCCGTCCGGGTCCGCGATCCACATCTCGACGAGCCCCCACGGCTCCTGCACCGGAGGCCGGAGGATCTCGACGCCCCGGGACGCCAGTTCGTCGTGCGCGGCCCTGACGTCAGCCACCTGCAACCACAGGCGTACGGGCGGCGACGAGGGCTCCTCGGTCCGGCCCGAGAGCTCAAGGAACCCGCCGCCGAGGAAGTAGACCGTCCCGCGCTCGGGCCCCGTACCGAACTCGCGGTGCACGGCGAGCCCCAGGTGTTCGCCGTAGAAGACCCGGGAGCGCTCCGGGTCGACGGGACGGAGGAGAACCCGGCTGCTCAGTACATGCACCATGCAACCGGAGCCTAGTGGGCTCGTCCGCGATCGGCGTTACGATCGTCGGTGCCCGCGCCGTAGGAGCAACCCGGGCAGCCCGAGCAACCCGAGCCCCCGGAGAACCGCCGCCATGGACACCGCCGCCACCGGACCCACCTTCCGTGACGCCACCGAGGCCGACGTCGACACCCTTGTCGCGCTGATCGAGTCGGCGTACCGGGGCGACTCCAGCCGGGCCGGATGGACCACCGAGGCGGACATCCTCGAAGGGCAGCGGAGCGACGCACAGGGCGTACTCGACGTCGTCAAGTCCGCCGACAGCCGCATGCTGACCGTCGAACAGGACGGCCGGGTGGTCGCCTGCTGTCAGCTCGAACACCGCGGCGACCACGCCTACTTCGGCATGTTCGCGGTCAGCCCGGCCCTCCAGGGCGCGGGCCTCGGCAAGGTGATCATCGCCGAGGCGGAGCGCGCGGCGCGCGAGACCTGGGGCGCGCGCGAGATGCACATGACCGTGATCTCCGTACGGAACGACCTCATCGCCTGGTACGAGCGGCGCGGCTACCGCCGTACGGGGGAGATGAGCCCCTTCCCGTACGGCGACGAGCGGTTCGGCGTGCCGCAGCGTGACGATCTGCAGTTCGAGCTGTTGGTGAAGGAACTGGTGTGATCTCCGGCGTGCTCGTCACGCGGTGAAGCGGCCCGTGCGTTTGATCTGCGGGTAGTCGGTGGTCGCGCCGTCCAGTTGCAGGGCGCGTGCGAGGCGCAGATGGTCCTGGGTGTTCACCACCCAGCCGATGATCCGCAGGTCCGACTTCCTGGCCAGTTCGACGATCTCCAGGGTGAGGCGGCGGATGTCGAGGCACACGGTCGAGGCCCCGGCGCGGGTGGCGCGGTCCACGACGTCGGTGCCGTAGCGGCCGGCGATGAGCGCCGTGCGTACCCCGGGCACCAGGCGGGTGATCTCGGCGATGGCCTCCTCGTGGAACGAGGACACCTCGACCCGCGCGGTCAGCTCCCGGCGCTCCAGCACCTCGGCCAGCGCCCGGGCCGCCGCCGCGTCCTTGACCTCGGCCTGGAGCGGTACGCGGACCGCGTCCAGCACCTCCTCGAAGACCGGGACGCGCTCGTCACGGCCCGCGTCCAGGGTGCGCAGCTCGGCGAGGGTCTTGTCGGCGACGGGCCCGGTGCCGTCCGTCGTGCGGTCGAGGTCGGCGTCGTGCATGACGACGAGGGTGCCGTCCCTGCTGAGACGCAGGTCGAGTTCGATCATGTCGAGGCCCGCCTGTTCGGCGGCGACGAACGAACGCAGGGTGTTCTCCGGTTCCACGCCCATGATTCCGCGGTGCCCGATGGTCAGGAAGTTCAAGGTCAACTCGCTTCCGTCGACGGCGCTCGGCTGCCGCAGCCTAACCGCCCGGCCCGGCATTGAACCCGTACGGACACGCATGAACGGATGGCCGGAAACGGTGAACCGGGAAGGAGTGTGAACCGGTCGCTGTCGGGTAGGGAAGCCACCGTCCTCAAGGTTTCCGGCAGGAAAAAACGCGGTGACCATGGGGATATGCAGGATAATCTCTCCCGACTCGCCTTGTGGTCGGGAACCTCGTACGCATACGGTGTCCTGACGCGAGGTTCTCCCGTGGAGGATGGGACATGACGGAAATTCTTGTGCAGGCGGTTCCGGACGAGCGCTTTGCCGCGCTCGGCAGGGTGGTGGAGCACCCGGCATGGCCCGTGCTCAAGGATGCCGTGGAGCAGATCCGGCCATGGCAGGCCAAGGACGGGTCGATCGACTTCGACCGGGAGCACGCCCCGGACCACGCGGACGTCGATCTCGCCGTGCGCCGGATCGTGGACGCCGTCGCGGAACTCTCCCCGCTGCTCCCGCACGACGCCGACTACCACCAGGCTCTCGCCAAGGATCTGCGCCGCTGGTCCGACAGCGGTTTCCGGGTGCCGGACTTCCTCGACTCGCTGCTGGCCTTCCAGCCCGCCGCGAGCCGCGCGGACGGCCTCCAGCACCTGGTCGTCTTCCCGATGTACACGCAGAACGGCAATCCCGACCGCAATCTCGAAGCGGTCGTCCTGCGCATGGTCTGGCCCGACTGGCTGGCCGAGCTGGAGCGCACCCGCTACGACAACCCGCTGTTCTGCGGCATCACCTTCGAGGACTTCACCGCCGGCTACGACACCAACTCGGCCGTCCTCTTCCCGGAGACCATCGCCGTGCGCGAGGCGCCGGAACGATTCACCTGGGGCGGCATCTTCTGTGACCGCGAGGCCGCGCGCTTCCGCCGTGTCACCGACGCGGCCGTGGAGATCCTGGGCCTCGAACTGCCCGCCGACGTCGCCGCGATGGTCCACGACCAGAAGCGCTGCGAGGAGGCGTTCGTCCTGTGGGACATGGTCCACGACCGCACCCACAGCCACGGCGACCTGCCCTTCGACCCCTTCATGATCAAGCAGCGCCAGCCCTTCTGGATGTACGGCCTGGAGGAGCTGCGCTGCGACCTCACCGCCTTCAAGGAGGCCGTGAAGCTGGAGGCCGAGGGCATCCCGCAGGCCCGAGACGTGCAGTTCGCGGTGCTCTTCGACCGGATGTTCCGCTTCCCGGTCACCGGCGAGCGCGTCCGCAACTACGACGGCCTCGGCGGCCAGCTCCTCTTCGCGTACCTGCACCAGCACGACG
The DNA window shown above is from Streptomyces sp. NBC_01451 and carries:
- a CDS encoding FAD-dependent oxidoreductase, coding for MLRVAVVGSGPSGVYTAQSLVQQHPEVLVDVLDRLPAPYGLVRYGVAPDHEKIKSLQNNLRTVLEHGRVRFLGGVRIGCGPGELPGSLLRELYHAVVYCVGAATDRHLGIPGEELPGSWSATQFVSWYSAHPDAVDDGFVHGARSAVVIGVGNVAVDVARMLARGPAELSPTDIPQAALTALAASRVTDIHMVGRRGPSQARFTTKELRELGSLPDTQVVVDETELALDPAYADPSALPPAQRRNVEALRGWAAAPPTVAARRILLRFFRRPVELLAAGGRVGAVRFERTVPDGNGGVTGTGRYEDIEAQLVLRSVGYRGVALDGLPFDAAHGTVPHLAGRVLRDGRPSPGEYVAGWIKRGPTGVIGTNRPCAKETAASLLADATELVRQDRPRDPLTALRAEGFRPVEWAGWQAIERAEAELGAALGRSVVKLPDWRSLLAAARGTDV
- a CDS encoding nucleobase:cation symporter-2 family protein, translating into MATVSPPPVHPVDEVPPVSRLAAFGLQHVLAMYAGAVAVPLIVGGAMKLSPADLAYLITADLLVCGIATLIQCVGFWRFGVRLPIMQGCTFAAVSPMVLIGTTGGGLPAIYGSVIVAGLAIVLLAPVFGRLLRFFPPLVTGTVILVIGLSLLPVAGNWAAGGVGSAEFGEPKNLALAAFVLAVVLGVQRFAPAFLSRIAVLIGIVVGLAVAIPFGFTDFDGVGDADWAGISTPFHFGAPTFEASAIISMLVVALVTMTETTGDLIAVGEMTGRKVEPRSLADGLRADGLSTALGGVFNTFPYTAYAQNVGLVGMTRVRSRWVVATAGGILVLLGLLPKLGAVVAAVPAPVLGGAGLVMFGTVAASGLRTLAGVDFKDNHNLTVVAVSVAVGMLPVGVPTVYAKFPDWFQTVMNSGISAGCLTAIVLNLLFNHLAGKGSSVDGGDTAEAVGLAGGGGQDAVEKSREEVV
- a CDS encoding DUF305 domain-containing protein; translation: MPVRRASRTFRPVLAALALTLALGACDSDSSPDADAGSAQATGSSVIAPGLPGEAARTLSPEEAKAQLPDDSPNSADISYARRMIEHHAQAIEITELVPKRAESRPVKLLAERIAAAQGPEIAAMQGWLEDNGSDDKPTGHDHEAMPGMATETQLATLRAAKGKAFDELFLTLMITHHEGAVTMATEVKGQGNNVRIEEMADDVIAQQTTEINRMRGM
- a CDS encoding LVIVD repeat-containing protein, which gives rise to MTLLKDPRTRHRRLGVAAAAAGLLATLLTAGPAAATPDPGDGPTVPEKISKSVRTQVEEALAEGEIPGVDEIVHSDNITHLTNIPKDALPGTNSDLAFQGKYAFSGNYDGFRVFDISNPKAPKTVAQVLCPGGQNDISVSGNLLFLSTDSSRSDSSCNSVSQPATEKSSWEGMKIFDITDKANPKYVAAVETACGSHTHTLVPERKNVYVYVSSYSPSAAFPDCQPPHDGISIIKVPRNAPEKAAVVGFPVLFPGEGPDGGGNPGSPTNPGVSKTTGCHDITVLPSKDLAAGACMGDGILFSIKDPEHPKVIDQVQDNVNFAFWHSATFNQKADKVVFTDELGGGGAATCNAQIGPNRGADGIYDIVGKGDKRKLVFKSYFKIPRYQADTEVCVAHNGSLIPVKGKDIMVQAWYQGGVSVWDFTNSAKPKEIAYFERGPVTTDRVTTAGPWSAYYYNGYIYSNDIAKGFDVLKLDDRRTDPAKKVRVRELNVQTQPDYFD
- a CDS encoding ArsR/SmtB family transcription factor, translated to MTTAAPAPSGRDLPHPVREGIRLEGVLHALSDPMRLQVVRELAATGDELSCSHFVLPVTKSTTTHHFRVLRESGVIRQVYRGTAKMNGLRRDDLDDLFPGLLDSVLSAAARQADRLGGVTAVD
- a CDS encoding DUF6214 family protein: MSVRPAWEVQENEGSATTAWFDVRLAFTDGACVDVLAVVREAGVSIEDVRAQPALSLDDLAALADWIEGPLFEACGDGSTTGGAAGESEMCLRPRRARPAWPRGIEGRWLVAEEYRAAQEEGADPVLAVMCATGHSRRRSLRLIAQARDAGFLTPRHARR